Proteins from a single region of Desulfobacter postgatei 2ac9:
- a CDS encoding cation:proton antiporter, translated as MGDVMTMAVTITFTGLLVSFVLAFIRLIIGPTHADRLIALDLIGSITISFIAVFTITSGQTAFLDIAITLALVMFVGTVAFVAFMKSRLIQSKKNKEEPPWKS; from the coding sequence GTGGGTGATGTGATGACCATGGCTGTGACCATTACCTTCACCGGATTGCTGGTCAGCTTTGTGCTGGCATTTATTCGTCTGATTATAGGCCCGACACACGCAGACCGGCTCATCGCCCTGGACTTGATCGGGTCCATTACCATCAGTTTCATTGCCGTGTTTACCATTACCAGCGGACAAACCGCTTTTCTGGACATCGCAATCACACTGGCCCTGGTGATGTTTGTGGGCACCGTGGCTTTTGTGGCATTCATGAAATCCCGGCTGATTCAATCCAAAAAAAACAAGGAGGAGCCTCCATGGAAATCCTGA
- a CDS encoding YggS family pyridoxal phosphate-dependent enzyme encodes MQIQSNIKKIHDDIRAAAQKSGQDASRVTLIAVSKRKPPEMIQEAIDAGHRDFGENYIQEAMEKIDLLGRKSATWHFIGHLQSNKAKFAVKYFDLIHTVDTVKLAQEINRQAQKIGKIQKILLQVNISREATKSGAQESEVVDIAKQTCRFDNLHVSGLMCMPPFFDDPEDARIYFKRLKQISKEIERLNLPNTAMTHLSMGMSNDFTVAVEEGATLVRVGTAIFGARQ; translated from the coding sequence ATGCAGATTCAATCCAATATAAAAAAAATTCATGATGACATACGCGCTGCTGCCCAAAAAAGCGGACAGGATGCATCCCGGGTTACCCTGATCGCAGTAAGCAAAAGAAAACCGCCTGAAATGATCCAGGAGGCCATTGATGCCGGTCACAGAGATTTTGGAGAAAATTATATCCAGGAAGCCATGGAAAAGATTGATCTTCTTGGGAGAAAATCAGCGACGTGGCATTTTATCGGGCATCTTCAATCCAACAAAGCCAAATTCGCGGTAAAGTATTTTGACCTGATTCATACCGTGGATACGGTAAAGCTTGCCCAAGAGATCAACCGCCAGGCCCAAAAAATCGGAAAAATTCAGAAAATTCTGCTCCAGGTAAATATTTCCCGGGAAGCGACCAAATCCGGTGCACAAGAAAGCGAAGTTGTAGATATTGCCAAACAGACCTGCCGGTTTGACAACCTGCATGTTTCAGGACTTATGTGCATGCCACCTTTTTTCGATGACCCTGAAGATGCAAGAATTTATTTCAAAAGGCTTAAACAGATCAGTAAAGAGATAGAACGGCTCAACCTTCCCAATACGGCCATGACCCATTTATCCATGGGCATGAGCAATGATTTTACCGTGGCCGTTGAAGAAGGGGCGACTTTAGTGCGCGTGGGCACAGCCATTTTCGGAGCAAGGCAGTGA
- a CDS encoding Na+/H+ antiporter subunit E: protein MMIYFVLNLLFAGAWVLVNNAYGIIDFVIGFLLGLGCLWLTRPFGQDNSYFRRLKASVVLVFYFHYEMTISVLRVAWEVLTPTPKSVPDIVHIPLDAKTDVEITLLANMVSLTPGTLSLDITEEKSHLIVHAMFARDHDAVISGIKNGLEKKLLEVTRG, encoded by the coding sequence ATGATGATTTATTTTGTCCTCAACCTTTTATTTGCCGGTGCCTGGGTCCTGGTCAACAATGCCTACGGCATCATTGATTTTGTTATCGGTTTTTTGCTGGGCCTGGGCTGCCTGTGGCTGACACGCCCCTTTGGTCAGGACAACTCTTATTTCAGACGATTGAAGGCTTCAGTTGTTCTGGTGTTTTATTTTCATTACGAAATGACGATATCGGTTTTACGGGTTGCCTGGGAGGTACTGACGCCGACCCCTAAAAGTGTCCCGGACATTGTTCATATTCCCTTGGATGCAAAAACGGATGTTGAGATCACCCTGCTTGCCAATATGGTCTCGTTAACCCCAGGAACACTCAGTCTGGATATCACAGAGGAGAAATCCCATCTTATTGTGCACGCCATGTTTGCCCGGGATCACGATGCCGTCATTTCCGGGATTAAAAACGGACTGGAAAAAAAACTGCTGGAGGTGACACGTGGGTGA
- a CDS encoding Maf family protein — protein sequence MKTINKESIILASGSPRRKELMTQAGIDFKIHVADIDESKVDPGMPPENYVCLLSKTKAQAVAGHYPDAWTIGADTIVAVGNTILGKPAGHRQAVTMLTQLSNREHSVFTAFTITRPNSDDLITRVVNTRVRFKALSKEEINWYADTGEPYDKAGGYGIQGIGAFLVKEISGSYTNVVGLPVCELIDALASFGAISFKEVK from the coding sequence ATGAAAACGATAAACAAAGAGAGCATTATTCTGGCCTCAGGTTCACCACGCAGAAAAGAGCTTATGACCCAGGCAGGCATAGATTTTAAAATTCATGTCGCTGATATTGACGAATCTAAAGTTGATCCGGGAATGCCACCCGAAAACTATGTTTGTCTATTGTCTAAAACCAAGGCCCAAGCCGTGGCCGGACATTATCCTGATGCCTGGACCATCGGGGCGGACACGATTGTGGCGGTTGGCAATACCATTTTAGGCAAACCCGCCGGGCACCGGCAGGCCGTAACCATGTTAACCCAGCTCAGCAACAGAGAACACAGTGTATTTACCGCTTTCACCATCACAAGACCAAACTCAGACGATCTGATTACACGGGTTGTAAACACCCGGGTGAGATTTAAAGCGTTGTCTAAAGAGGAAATCAATTGGTACGCAGACACCGGCGAGCCCTATGACAAAGCAGGAGGCTATGGAATACAGGGGATTGGGGCCTTTCTGGTTAAGGAGATATCCGGGTCTTATACCAACGTTGTCGGCCTGCCCGTGTGTGAACTTATTGATGCACTGGCATCTTTTGGGGCAATCAGTTTTAAGGAAGTAAAATAA
- the mnhG gene encoding monovalent cation/H(+) antiporter subunit G → MEILMAICLICGTFFTLMAALGVLRMPDIYMRTHAATKAGTFGIGMIVIAVSLFFMDTAVTSRVVGIMLFFIMTTPAAAHLLGKIVMNSPYRMWRNPFQKNSR, encoded by the coding sequence ATGGAAATCCTGATGGCCATCTGCCTTATCTGCGGTACTTTTTTTACCCTTATGGCTGCCCTGGGTGTTCTCAGAATGCCGGACATCTACATGCGGACCCATGCCGCGACCAAGGCGGGCACCTTTGGTATCGGAATGATAGTGATTGCAGTCTCTCTGTTTTTCATGGATACGGCTGTAACCTCCCGGGTTGTCGGTATTATGTTGTTTTTTATCATGACCACGCCGGCTGCAGCCCATCTACTTGGAAAAATCGTAATGAACTCCCCTTATCGGATGTGGCGTAACCCTTTTCAAAAAAACAGCCGGTAG
- the mbhE gene encoding hydrogen gas-evolving membrane-bound hydrogenase subunit E, with product MNRQKTIMGLSVALHLFLLIGLYVLYTPLGVSWHWDWVPSLGASFSIRLDGLSMLFSWLICGIGLFVQLYAFHYMKDKPLSALFHLYLTLFMLAMLGLVLAGNLLLLFIFWELTTVTSYLLIGFNHDQEVSRKNALQAMLVTGAGGLALLAGLILLGQMAGTWEMDQIINRGAAFTADKRFAPALILILIGAFTKSAQVPFHFWLPGAMSAPAPVSAFLHSATMVKGGIYLLARLAPVFNQSDLWFWSLALTGGITAVWTVIVALQQRDLKLMLAYSTNVALGKLVFLLALGTRYAISAALMFTIAHALYKAALFMVIGTVDKATGTRNIDQVAGLGRILKFSFFAAGLSALSKAGVPPLPGFLSKEYMYKAALQISYAPTILLVFVNALMGAMALLVVVRPFISKPDARTVPATPVEKYKFLWIAPVCLGILQLWATTLGLDWLNTTLIIPAAQAIAPNAGYVSLKLWQGLNLPLALSGVSLLFAFLLFKYHTRIKRFIDRTTRMLPAGSQCYELIVKGIIRSGSALTSVLQHGRLTGYIFMLFFLMALVFLFNVPALPMPDIVDRQDIRFYEVLLALGLAAAVTTVILSHSRLLAIVSLGVAGFITTLFLMFYNAPDVAKTQLLVETLSVIFLVIIVGRLPKFSDVLPHTPVKRMLNTAIAVTIGAGVFRVLYAMSAGDPDTTLIDYFAANSLIAAHGRNIVNVILVDFRAIDTLGEITVVVMAALAASAILLKKKRTDQ from the coding sequence ATGAATCGTCAAAAAACAATAATGGGTTTGTCCGTTGCGTTACATCTGTTTTTACTCATCGGGCTTTATGTTCTGTATACCCCTTTGGGTGTCAGCTGGCATTGGGATTGGGTACCGTCATTGGGGGCCTCATTTTCAATCCGGCTTGACGGCTTGAGCATGCTCTTTTCATGGCTGATCTGCGGCATCGGTCTGTTTGTCCAGCTTTACGCCTTCCATTACATGAAAGACAAGCCTTTAAGCGCTTTGTTTCATCTCTATCTGACCCTTTTTATGCTGGCCATGCTTGGGCTGGTCCTGGCTGGAAACCTACTGCTGTTGTTTATTTTCTGGGAGCTGACCACGGTGACGTCCTACCTGCTGATCGGATTTAACCACGATCAGGAAGTTTCCAGGAAAAATGCACTTCAGGCCATGCTTGTGACCGGCGCAGGCGGACTGGCGCTGCTGGCGGGGTTGATTTTGCTGGGGCAGATGGCAGGCACCTGGGAAATGGATCAAATCATCAACCGCGGCGCCGCATTCACAGCAGATAAACGATTTGCGCCGGCATTGATTCTAATCCTGATCGGTGCCTTCACCAAATCCGCCCAGGTCCCCTTTCATTTCTGGCTGCCCGGGGCCATGTCCGCTCCGGCACCGGTCAGTGCCTTTTTGCATTCAGCCACCATGGTAAAGGGAGGAATTTATCTTCTGGCCCGTCTTGCACCCGTATTCAACCAAAGCGACCTGTGGTTCTGGTCCCTTGCTTTGACAGGCGGTATTACAGCGGTCTGGACAGTGATTGTCGCACTGCAACAAAGGGATTTAAAGTTGATGCTGGCTTACAGCACCAATGTGGCCCTCGGCAAGCTGGTTTTTCTTCTGGCGTTGGGCACCCGGTATGCCATATCGGCAGCGTTGATGTTCACTATAGCCCATGCATTATACAAGGCGGCACTGTTCATGGTCATCGGCACTGTGGATAAGGCTACGGGTACGCGGAACATTGACCAGGTTGCCGGACTTGGCAGGATACTTAAATTCAGCTTTTTTGCCGCCGGATTGAGCGCATTGTCAAAAGCGGGTGTCCCGCCGCTGCCTGGATTTTTGAGTAAAGAATATATGTACAAGGCAGCACTTCAAATATCTTATGCGCCCACAATTTTGCTGGTGTTTGTCAATGCCCTGATGGGGGCAATGGCGCTTTTGGTCGTGGTCCGTCCGTTTATTTCCAAACCCGATGCCCGGACCGTGCCGGCAACTCCTGTTGAAAAATACAAATTTTTATGGATTGCGCCGGTCTGTCTTGGCATATTGCAGCTGTGGGCCACCACCCTGGGCCTGGACTGGCTCAATACAACGCTGATTATTCCGGCTGCACAGGCTATCGCCCCCAATGCCGGGTATGTAAGCTTAAAACTTTGGCAGGGCCTGAATCTGCCCCTGGCTCTGAGTGGTGTGTCATTGTTATTTGCATTTCTCCTGTTTAAATACCATACCCGGATTAAACGTTTCATTGACCGCACCACCCGCATGCTGCCGGCCGGCAGCCAATGTTACGAGCTGATAGTTAAAGGGATCATCCGGTCAGGATCGGCCCTGACCTCCGTTCTTCAGCATGGCCGGTTGACCGGGTATATTTTTATGCTCTTTTTTCTGATGGCATTGGTTTTCCTTTTTAATGTTCCTGCACTACCCATGCCTGATATCGTCGACCGGCAGGACATTCGTTTTTATGAAGTCTTGCTGGCCCTGGGACTTGCCGCTGCCGTCACCACGGTTATCCTGTCGCACTCCCGCCTGCTGGCCATTGTCTCCCTGGGGGTGGCCGGGTTTATCACCACCTTGTTTTTAATGTTTTACAATGCGCCGGATGTGGCTAAAACCCAGCTGCTGGTGGAGACACTGAGCGTTATTTTCCTGGTGATAATTGTTGGCCGACTGCCGAAATTTTCGGATGTCCTGCCCCATACGCCCGTAAAACGGATGCTGAATACGGCAATCGCCGTAACCATTGGTGCCGGTGTTTTCAGGGTTCTTTACGCCATGAGTGCGGGAGATCCGGATACTACGCTGATTGACTATTTTGCCGCCAACAGTCTGATCGCGGCCCATGGCCGAAATATCGTCAATGTCATTCTGGTGGATTTCAGGGCCATTGATACCCTGGGTGAAATCACGGTTGTGGTGATGGCTGCGCTGGCGGCCTCTGCCATCCTGCTGAAAAAGAAAAGGACAGATCAATGA
- a CDS encoding MnhB domain-containing protein, producing the protein MKSVIFKTTAHIVIGIMLLFSLYLLFRGHNEPGGGFIGALIAVIAFALLMLSESPHYVRKRIGLSPGMIALTGVGLSLGSGFFAAFSGKAYLTGLWCKTGLALGTPLLFDVGVYLAVIGGVLSILLDLAEELL; encoded by the coding sequence ATGAAATCCGTTATTTTCAAAACAACCGCCCACATCGTTATCGGGATTATGCTCCTTTTTTCTCTATACCTGCTTTTCAGAGGACATAATGAACCGGGCGGCGGTTTTATCGGGGCACTGATTGCGGTGATTGCCTTTGCACTGCTGATGCTTTCGGAATCCCCCCATTATGTCAGAAAACGCATTGGTTTATCGCCTGGAATGATTGCCTTAACCGGGGTTGGTTTATCCCTGGGATCAGGTTTTTTTGCCGCATTTTCAGGCAAAGCATATTTAACAGGGCTCTGGTGCAAAACCGGCCTTGCTCTGGGAACTCCTTTGCTTTTTGATGTCGGGGTTTACCTGGCCGTAATCGGCGGAGTGCTTTCCATTCTGCTTGATTTGGCCGAGGAGCTATTATAA
- a CDS encoding phosphate-starvation-inducible PsiE family protein, giving the protein MDHHDHSDEPLILRLRAIIRFAVRVLALIMTAVILWGVVDVCWVLYQELISPPRFLLTISDILATFGAFMAVLIAIEIFVNICIYLREDVIHVQIVMATALMAIARKVIILDFNKTSPEYVWAIAGVVFAMSVGYFLVFNSSQTCIPMFDPIFPKDHHEVHKNEKPE; this is encoded by the coding sequence ATGGATCATCATGACCACAGCGATGAACCCCTGATTTTGAGACTTCGTGCCATCATCCGATTTGCCGTAAGGGTTCTGGCTCTGATTATGACGGCTGTAATCCTTTGGGGGGTGGTTGATGTGTGCTGGGTGTTGTATCAAGAATTGATCTCACCACCCAGATTCTTGCTGACCATCAGTGATATCCTTGCTACTTTCGGGGCCTTTATGGCGGTACTCATTGCCATTGAAATATTTGTAAATATATGTATTTACCTGAGGGAAGATGTGATCCATGTCCAGATTGTCATGGCAACCGCCCTGATGGCCATTGCCCGGAAAGTTATTATTCTTGACTTCAACAAGACCAGCCCGGAATACGTGTGGGCCATTGCTGGTGTTGTTTTTGCCATGAGCGTCGGGTATTTTCTGGTATTCAACTCATCTCAAACATGTATCCCAATGTTTGATCCGATCTTTCCAAAGGATCACCATGAAGTACATAAAAACGAAAAGCCGGAATAG
- a CDS encoding proton-conducting transporter transmembrane domain-containing protein produces MMSWLIILPVIFPLCGTFFLYLFRRHNRIVTAVSWAISGFGVIVSILLMHRVYILGPQAISLGSWPAPFGVVFAADLLSAAMVAVTWLIGLGVVVYAAADLNANPSYPRFHLLIHFLLTGVNGAFLTGDLFNLYVWFEVMLIASFSLMTLDADTTQIHGSIKYVLLNLISTLTLLLAIGLLYGATGMLNLAGLHFKTHTLSPGFVSLLSGLFLFSFSVKSALFPVFAWLPASYHTLPSSIAALFAGLLTKVGIYAMMRIFTLVLPFEGTIWQTILIVLSGLTMLTGVLGAAGRFTIKKILSFHIISQVGYIIIGLALYTRLALAGSILYLIHHIIVKANLFLIGGFLNRKFGSDHLSHMGGVYRSLPLLAVLFLIPAFSLAGFPPLSGFWSKFAVVRASLETGHTILAATALFVGVLTVYSMLKIWNQVFWEAAPNDVTPSSSVSFRETNLYLVPIAIFALITIIIGLFAEPFFQYADRAAVQLLDPIFYIKAVLGDR; encoded by the coding sequence ATGATGAGCTGGCTGATCATACTTCCTGTTATTTTTCCATTGTGCGGCACATTTTTTCTTTATCTATTCAGAAGACATAACCGAATCGTCACCGCCGTATCCTGGGCAATAAGCGGATTTGGTGTAATCGTCAGTATCCTGTTGATGCACCGGGTTTACATCCTCGGCCCCCAGGCCATATCACTGGGGAGCTGGCCGGCACCTTTCGGTGTCGTCTTTGCAGCGGATCTCTTATCTGCCGCCATGGTCGCGGTGACCTGGCTGATCGGGCTGGGCGTGGTTGTTTATGCTGCGGCAGACCTTAACGCCAATCCCTCATACCCACGCTTTCATCTGTTGATACATTTTTTGCTGACCGGTGTTAACGGCGCTTTTTTAACCGGAGATCTGTTTAACCTTTACGTCTGGTTTGAAGTCATGCTGATTGCCTCTTTCAGCCTGATGACTCTGGATGCCGACACAACACAGATACACGGCAGCATTAAATATGTTTTGTTAAACCTGATCTCCACCTTAACCCTGCTGCTGGCCATCGGGCTGCTATACGGGGCCACCGGTATGCTGAACCTGGCCGGGCTCCATTTTAAAACCCATACGCTTTCCCCTGGATTTGTCTCTCTTTTGAGCGGTCTGTTTTTATTTTCTTTTTCCGTTAAATCAGCCCTGTTTCCTGTGTTTGCATGGCTTCCGGCCTCCTACCACACCCTTCCCAGCAGTATTGCAGCTCTTTTTGCCGGCCTGCTGACCAAAGTCGGTATTTATGCCATGATGCGGATATTCACCCTTGTCCTTCCTTTTGAAGGAACCATCTGGCAGACCATTTTAATTGTGTTGTCCGGTCTGACCATGCTGACCGGTGTTTTGGGGGCTGCCGGCCGTTTCACCATAAAAAAGATTCTCTCTTTTCATATCATCAGTCAGGTCGGGTATATCATTATCGGTCTTGCGCTTTATACCCGCCTGGCCCTGGCCGGTTCCATCCTTTATCTGATCCATCATATCATCGTAAAGGCAAACCTCTTTCTCATCGGTGGTTTTTTAAACCGCAAATTCGGCAGTGACCATCTGTCACACATGGGGGGTGTCTACCGATCCCTGCCTTTGCTCGCCGTTTTGTTTTTGATACCGGCATTTTCACTGGCCGGTTTTCCTCCTCTCTCCGGTTTCTGGAGTAAATTTGCAGTTGTCCGGGCAAGTCTTGAAACCGGTCACACCATACTGGCCGCAACTGCCCTTTTTGTCGGGGTTCTCACGGTTTACTCCATGTTAAAAATATGGAACCAGGTATTTTGGGAAGCGGCACCGAACGACGTAACACCCTCCTCGTCGGTGAGCTTTAGAGAAACAAATTTATATCTGGTGCCCATAGCCATTTTTGCCCTGATTACGATAATCATAGGGCTTTTTGCAGAACCCTTTTTTCAGTATGCCGACCGCGCCGCCGTTCAGCTTCTTGATCCGATTTTTTACATCAAGGCCGTACTGGGAGACAGATGA
- the nhaB gene encoding sodium/proton antiporter NhaB: MFNAFVKNFLGNAPIWYKLAIIVFLIINPILLITAGPFITGWVLIGEFIFTLAMALKCYPLPSGGLLAIEAIIMGMAKPETVYHEALVNFEVILLLMFMVAGIYFMKEFLQFTFTRILVRVQSKVVIALLFCFAGAFLSAFLDALTVTAVIIAVAYGFYNVYHRYASGKDSTCEHDLTDDNACQMAKRDDLVQFRGFLRNLMMHGAVGTALGGVCTLVGEPQNLLIGHQMGWHFVDFFLEVAPVSIPVLIVGLGTCYGLEKMHWFGYGVEMPGNIRSHLLETAVKMEEKQGTRGKVRLITQGIAGIWLILALAFHLAAVGLIGLSVIIFLTSLNGITDEHHFGEAFTEALPFTALLIVFFSIVAVIHEQHLFDPIMHFVLGLHGHLQLGAYYIANGLLSAISDNVFVATVYITETKMHFVNVLAQIPDIGMTGQELMDKLTNPELVRADVLAALPADAAAKAHEVIHHFDNLAVAINTGTNIPSVATPNGQAAFLFLLTSALAPVIRLSYGRMVWLALPYTITMSITGLISCYLFL; the protein is encoded by the coding sequence ATGTTCAACGCCTTTGTAAAAAACTTTTTAGGAAATGCTCCCATATGGTACAAGCTTGCTATTATAGTGTTCCTAATTATCAACCCCATTCTCCTTATTACCGCCGGCCCTTTTATTACAGGCTGGGTGCTCATTGGAGAGTTCATTTTTACCCTGGCCATGGCACTGAAATGCTACCCGTTACCTTCGGGCGGTCTTCTGGCCATTGAAGCCATTATCATGGGTATGGCCAAACCCGAAACCGTTTACCACGAAGCACTGGTGAATTTTGAGGTTATCCTTCTTCTGATGTTTATGGTTGCAGGCATCTATTTCATGAAGGAATTTTTGCAGTTCACCTTCACTCGGATACTTGTGCGGGTGCAGTCTAAAGTTGTGATTGCGTTGCTTTTCTGTTTTGCCGGCGCTTTTCTGTCCGCTTTCCTTGATGCGTTGACCGTTACAGCGGTCATCATCGCGGTTGCATATGGTTTTTACAATGTCTACCACCGGTATGCCTCCGGAAAAGACAGCACCTGCGAACATGATCTCACCGACGATAATGCATGCCAAATGGCAAAACGGGATGACCTGGTTCAGTTTCGGGGTTTTTTGCGCAACTTGATGATGCATGGTGCTGTGGGTACCGCTCTGGGCGGTGTCTGTACCCTGGTTGGGGAACCCCAGAACCTGCTGATCGGCCACCAGATGGGCTGGCACTTTGTTGACTTCTTTCTCGAAGTTGCACCGGTCTCCATTCCCGTCCTCATTGTCGGGCTTGGAACCTGTTATGGACTGGAGAAAATGCACTGGTTCGGCTATGGCGTTGAAATGCCCGGCAACATCCGTTCCCACCTGCTGGAAACCGCAGTAAAAATGGAAGAAAAACAAGGAACCAGAGGCAAGGTCAGACTTATTACACAGGGCATTGCGGGTATCTGGCTGATCCTTGCCCTTGCCTTCCACCTTGCCGCGGTAGGTCTGATCGGACTATCCGTCATCATCTTCCTGACCTCTCTGAACGGAATTACCGACGAACACCATTTTGGAGAGGCCTTTACGGAAGCCCTGCCCTTTACTGCGCTGCTGATTGTCTTTTTCTCCATTGTTGCCGTGATTCACGAACAACACCTTTTCGACCCCATCATGCATTTTGTTCTCGGTCTTCATGGCCATCTACAGCTTGGGGCATACTATATTGCAAACGGTTTATTATCAGCAATTTCTGACAATGTTTTTGTTGCCACCGTATATATTACGGAAACAAAGATGCATTTTGTCAATGTGCTTGCACAGATCCCCGATATTGGTATGACCGGACAGGAACTGATGGACAAACTTACCAACCCGGAACTTGTCCGGGCTGACGTGCTGGCTGCCCTTCCGGCAGACGCTGCTGCCAAAGCACACGAAGTTATCCATCACTTTGACAACCTCGCCGTTGCAATCAATACCGGAACAAACATCCCGAGTGTGGCAACGCCAAATGGTCAGGCCGCATTCCTGTTTTTGCTGACTTCAGCCTTGGCACCCGTCATCAGACTCTCCTATGGCCGGATGGTTTGGCTTGCACTGCCGTACACCATCACCATGTCAATAACAGGCCTTATTTCCTGTTACCTGTTTTTGTAA
- a CDS encoding NADH-quinone oxidoreductase subunit K encodes MHLLLSLITGMLVAAGIYLMLERHLLRILFGFILLSNGINLAILTAGRLSKEALPIIPPGAVTLDGSFANPLSQALILTAIVIGFGVLIFCLSLTYRAVNDSGSADADHMDWSEKGE; translated from the coding sequence ATGCATCTACTGTTGAGCCTGATCACCGGCATGCTGGTCGCCGCCGGCATTTATCTGATGCTGGAACGTCACCTGCTTCGCATTCTTTTCGGCTTTATCCTGTTGAGCAATGGAATCAACCTGGCGATCCTGACTGCCGGGCGGCTTTCAAAAGAGGCCCTTCCCATAATCCCGCCAGGCGCTGTAACCCTTGACGGTTCTTTTGCTAACCCACTCTCCCAGGCATTGATTCTGACTGCCATTGTCATCGGTTTTGGTGTGCTGATCTTTTGCCTGAGTTTGACATACCGGGCCGTTAACGATTCAGGCTCAGCAGACGCTGACCATATGGACTGGTCGGAAAAAGGGGAATAA
- a CDS encoding RsmE family RNA methyltransferase → MQKFLINTEALSTDKAVIHGQDAKHICKVLRLKPKDTISMTNGHGTDFTGSIDKISPECVEISILSEKKSLTESNLDLTLCTAMLKHNKMDEIIKQITQLGVTRWIPFYCKRSIPLSGPNREKKHIERWQTIARESLKQCRRSCLVEIMPPMDFEQVLSFSKSCSHRFAFWEASDRPFGGPAPGENNKAVVLIGPEGGFEEEEVRSAVESGFISYSLGPRILRAETAAVCACGLIQYLLGDMGGCLKQYS, encoded by the coding sequence ATGCAAAAGTTTTTAATCAATACAGAGGCGTTAAGCACAGATAAGGCCGTCATCCATGGTCAGGACGCAAAACATATATGCAAGGTACTCAGGCTTAAGCCCAAAGACACCATTTCCATGACCAATGGCCATGGCACTGATTTTACAGGTAGTATAGATAAGATCTCTCCTGAATGTGTTGAAATTTCCATTTTAAGTGAAAAAAAAAGCCTCACGGAATCGAATCTCGATCTGACTTTGTGTACTGCCATGCTCAAACACAACAAGATGGATGAGATCATTAAACAGATTACCCAGCTTGGAGTCACTCGCTGGATTCCTTTTTATTGTAAAAGATCCATTCCATTGTCAGGCCCAAATAGGGAAAAAAAACACATTGAGCGGTGGCAGACCATTGCCAGGGAGTCTTTGAAGCAATGCAGAAGATCCTGCCTTGTTGAAATTATGCCTCCCATGGATTTTGAACAGGTCCTGTCCTTTTCAAAAAGCTGTTCACACAGATTCGCTTTCTGGGAAGCATCGGACCGGCCCTTTGGCGGACCAGCTCCCGGAGAGAACAACAAAGCTGTTGTCCTGATCGGGCCGGAGGGCGGATTTGAAGAGGAAGAGGTCAGAAGTGCCGTTGAATCGGGATTTATAAGTTACTCCCTTGGACCCAGGATTTTAAGGGCAGAAACAGCAGCCGTCTGTGCCTGTGGTTTAATCCAGTATCTGCTGGGTGATATGGGAGGGTGTTTAAAACAATATTCTTAA